A single region of the Vicia villosa cultivar HV-30 ecotype Madison, WI linkage group LG4, Vvil1.0, whole genome shotgun sequence genome encodes:
- the LOC131594604 gene encoding uncharacterized protein LOC131594604 isoform X3 → MVFCQEQADINMALPGLQMTSLNRVLAQGMNAKKRHEVEALSAVVSAVAESVRAHAILDVGAGQGYLAQVLAFQYQHPVIAIDACSHHGMVTDARAERIKKHYKSQMVKSRSGMQSLNIPKTITCRVLSIESLKALVETSLPGDDLEQSMLKEDNQEHKGKSHCPNDANNRPPTVLAGLHACGDLSVIMLKTFLDCRDVKAVVSIGCCYNLLSEESSRDGESQCGFPMSHAVRSTGLSLGKSARDLACQSAERWRSLDMHAGIHNFELHTFRAAFQMVLSKYYPKVAMSTPSIGRKGKALRRQNQRRYSKSELHLKGSACHTRQNFPAESKTEGTFGSASETQTLPGDISTNESAGCEGTKIANRFENFEKFCQSGLSHLGIKHSDDINLQSIWMEAEPFANLIGPYWSLRAAFGPLLETLILLDRLLFLQEQGSVLEACLLPIFDPNISPRNVAIIAKKIDTDLRSS, encoded by the exons ATGGTATTTTGTCAAGAACAAGCAGATATAAACATG GCTTTACCTGGTCTTCAGATGACTTCACTTAACAGAGTTCTTGCCCAGGGCATGAATGCGAAGAAAAGACATGAA GTAGAAGCTCTTTCTGCTGTTGTAAGTGCAGTTGCAGAGAGTGTGAGGGCTCATGCCATTCTTGATGTTGGTGCTGGTCAg GGTTATCTTGCACAAGTACTTGCCTTTCAATATCAGCATCCTGTCATTGCCATTGATGCATGTTCTCACCATGGGATGGTCACTGATGCACGGGCAGAGCGGATTAAGAAGCACTACAAATCACAGATGGTAAAGTCTAG ATCAGGTATGCAGAGTTTGAATATACCAAAGACAATCACATGTCGTGTGTTGTCCATTGAATCTTTGAAAGCCTTGGTTGAAACTTCTTTGCCTGGAGATGACCTTGAGCAATCTATGTTAAAGGAAGATAATCAAGAACATAAAGGGAAATCACATTGTCCCAATGACGCAAACAACAGACCTCCCACTGTTCTTGCTGGGCTTCATGCATGCGGTGATCTTTCAGTGATTATGCTGAA GACTTTCTTAGACTGCAGAGATGTTAAAGCTGTTGTTAGTATTGGTTGCTGTTACAATCTACTATCGGAAGAAAGCAGTAGGGATGGTGAATCTCAATGTGGATTTCCAATGAGTCATGCTGTGAGATCCACTGGCTTATCACTTGGAAAAAGTGCACGTGATCTTGCTTGCCAG AGTGCAGAGAGATGGAGGAGCCTTGATATGCATGCTGGCATTCACAACTTTGAGTTACACACTTTTCGCGCCGCTTTTCAAATG GTTCTTTCGAAATATTATCCAAAAGTTGCGATGAGTACTCCTTCAATTGGGCGTAAAGGAAAGGCTCTGCGTAGGCAAAACCAAAGGAGATATTCAAAGTCGGAGCTGCATCTCAAAGGAAGTGCTTGTCATACGAGACAAAATTTCCCTGCTGAATCAAAAACTG AAGGGACTTTTGGCTCAGCTTCAGAAACTCAAACCTTACCTGGTGACATTTCTACCAATGAAAGTGCTGGATGTGAAGGGACAAAAATTGCTAACAGGTTCGAGAATTTTGAGAAATTTTGCCAGTCTGGATTGTCTCATCTTGGAATCAAACATTCAGATGATATAAACCTGCAAAGCATATGGATGGAAGCAGAACCGTTTGCT AACCTTATAGGACCATATTGGTCTCTCAGAGCTGCTTTtgggcctcttttggaaactctTATTCTGCTTGATAGGTTATTGTTTCTTCAAGAGCAAGGTAGTGTATTGGAAGCCTGCCTGTTACCAATATTTGACCCAAATATATCTCCCAGAAATGTGGCTATAATCGCTAAGAAGATTGACACAGATTTAAGATCCTCCTGA